The region AATTGCGGAGAAACATGAGGTTTACTTGATTCTGAGTTTGCTTGCAAGTTGCCTAATCTCTAGTTCAGATGTATGATCTTCAGAAATATCATAGTTGTTTTGTAGGTTAGGGAACAACATCTGTCATCTAAACAACATACGTGATTGTGtttcttttggtaatttttATTGGTAAAAGTTTTTCATTAATGGTTGTAAAGTCAGCAGCTTTACTGTCAATTTGTGAGTTGATCTTTTCGAGTTATAACCTTATTACTTTCATCTATCTCCAACATGGTAGGAGTTGAAGGCCTGAAAGGTTGTACCTCAGTCCATGTAATGGACAGATTAAGCCAAAGCATGTTTACTGGCCAGGTCGGCAATGACTTTTTCTTGAAGCCAAATAGGCCTGTGCTTATGGTTAGTAGTACCAGTTGATGAGGTTTATTTTCTAGAGTATGAAGAGGATTTCTTTACTCTCAATTTTTCTGAAACTTAAGCTTGAGTTACTTTTTCAATTGCAATCCTCAACTTATTTAAATGTTGTTATGGAAGGaacatgtatttatttgtttatagaaaataatatattgctCGTTCTCATCAATTTCTACACCATGCACAGATTCCCCCAAATCAGGTGCATGCCGACTTAAGGAAGTGCTTCCAAGCAAATGTGAGTGCTGAAGTTGCTGAATCAATCAGGATAATGTATGGAGGTAAttttcctctatatttggcaCCTTctgttgcatttttattttttaatatgattttatgGGCATTAGTTCATTAATGTTGTGTTCATGGTTATTTCAGGTTTTGTTAGCAGTGCAAACTGCAAAGAACTAGCAGCAAAGCCTGATGTAAATGGATTCCTCGTCAGTGGACCTTCTTTGAAGGTACTACTTTTCCTTTCATCTAATTTACATCAAAAACCATTGGAGAGGATCTGGTTTTCAACACTCTGCTTGTCAAGATTAGTTTGTTTAACTTTCACTTGTCTcatttttgttctctttgttttccTCGCAGCCGGAGTTCATCGACATCATCAAATCCGCGACTGTGAAATCATCTACCTAGAGTGCCACTCTTAATGTTCATTATATGAATTTCTGGGGAAGAGACCTTGTTTTCTGTGatcaaaataatctaattaaaatttttgttatgcAAATGTTATCGGCCTGGATCTTGTTTGTTCCCTAGCAACAAGGCTGCAATACTGAATTTTAATGTTGCATGTGGAATGgagttttaatgttgttttgataCAAGTGTTTGTATAGTTATACTACATGATTTCCAATGTATATATAGGGCATCTATATGTATTGGTAATTCAATAagatgatttttgtttggtaattcaaaatttttaactagtgcaattaaaaaaaattaaataaaattaatttcatataaattattttttcctcaGATTAAACAAAAGCGTGCCGAAAgctgtaacaaaaaaaatttattaaaaactgtgccaaatactgtgaaaaaaatatattatataaaatcgTGCTAAAAATCGTGCCAAATACTGAACCAATAAAACAGTGCCAAAATAGTGTCAAATGTAGAATCAAAGTCTGTGCCAAACATCAATGGCAATGATTGGCACAATAGTGAAAAACCGTGTCGAAAACAGTGACAAAGCTCGGCatggtattaaaaaaatagtgacaaaatgtATTTGTGACGGGTGCTATAGGCACGGTTAATTTTTGGTGTCAAATACAGTGCTATAATCAGTTTGGCACGGGTATTAACTCCATTTCCGTGCCAATTTTACCGTGccgatttatgatttttcttgtagtgacagGTTCATGCTTACAAATgtgttaataaatataaaatgaatttCACCATGGCTGCATGCTAACAACCTCATGTTTTACAAACATGGacatataaatatctaaataaattttCTCACGAATGCATGCTTACAAATGTGTGTgggtagatatatatatatatataaccatgaACTACACCAGGACTGGTTGCTTACAAGGATccttatataaataattaactaaactaaAGTAGCATACTTAGGCTGCTGAATACTTACAAGAATGTATAAACATGTATATGAAAAGATAACTAAACTGACGCAGCATGTTTAGAAGACTTCGGGCTTACAAAATGTACGGTAAATATACAAAGCAAGGTAGTCAGC is a window of Dioscorea cayenensis subsp. rotundata cultivar TDr96_F1 chromosome 5, TDr96_F1_v2_PseudoChromosome.rev07_lg8_w22 25.fasta, whole genome shotgun sequence DNA encoding:
- the LOC120260106 gene encoding UDP-glycosyltransferase TURAN-like — translated: MSVTWSGAKKGDSVLDLCCGSGDLTFFLSHYVGLHGQNPPSVPTLATVKFSSWLRRSSFLIDWHNFGHTLLGLSHGRSHIIVKIYHWFEKFFGRMADGSLCVTQAMQHELAQKWGIKATVLYDQPPEFFHPVSIAEKHELFCRLGNNICHLNNIRDCVSFGVEGLKGCTSVHVMDRLSQSMFTGQVGNDFFLKPNRPVLMIPPNQVHADLRKCFQANVSAEVAESIRIMYGGFVSSANCKELAAKPDVNGFLVSGPSLKPEFIDIIKSATVKSST